The following coding sequences are from one Salvia hispanica cultivar TCC Black 2014 chromosome 3, UniMelb_Shisp_WGS_1.0, whole genome shotgun sequence window:
- the LOC125215800 gene encoding heavy metal-associated isoprenylated plant protein 39-like: MSKKVVVKVAVQDEKGKQKAMKAVSSLPGIESLAIDMNEKKMTVIGNVDPVEIVNKLKKSWCPQILTVGPAKEPEKKDGEKKDEKKGDEKKDEKKDDPKKTESEQIAELLKLYKNYNPYATQYYHVYSSEENPNACVIS; this comes from the exons ATGTCTAAG aaaGTGGTAGTAAAAGTAGCAGTTCAAGATGAGAAAGGGAAGCAGAAGGCTATGAAGGCAGTTTCTAGCCTACCAG GAATCGAATCGCTTGCGATAGACATGAATGAGAAGAAAATGACAGTGATAGGGAATGTGGATCCAGTGGAAATTGTGAACAAATTGAAGAAATCATGGTGCCCACAAATACTAACAGTGGGGCCCGCAAAAGAACCAGAGAAGAAGGATGGTGAGAAGAAAGACGAAAAGAAAGGAGATGAAAAGAAGGATGAAAAAAAGGATGATCCTAAGAAAACTGAGAGTGAACAAATTGCAGAACTACTCAAATTGTATAAGAATTACAACCCTTATGCCACACAATACTACCATGTCTATAGCTCTGAGGAAAACCCTAATGCTTGTGTCATTTCTTGA
- the LOC125211506 gene encoding 1-aminocyclopropane-1-carboxylate synthase-like — MLGSQEHILSKIASNDGHGENSAFFDGWKAYDADPYHPTKNPNGVIQMGLAENQLSFDLVEEWVRNNPKASICTAEGASQFKDIAIFQDYHGLPEFRNAVARFMEKVRGDRVRFDPARIVMSGGATGAQETLTFCLADPGEALLVPTPYYPANDRDLTWRTGVELVPVICDSSNGFRMTRDALEAAYKAALESNTAVKGLLLNNPSNPLGTVLDREALSMALSFTNEKNIHLICDEIYSATVFAEPGFVSIAEVLAESPDANPDLVHIVYSLSKDLGFPGFRVGILYSYNDAVVCCARKMSSFGLVSTQTQRTLASMLADEEFTQEFLAQSAARLGARRAALCQGLAQMGVGSLEGSAGLYCWMDLRRLLKAATFEAEAELWRVIVDDARINVSPGASFHCAEPGWFRVCFANMDEETMRVALSRISKLVVQRKSGEAARKQCRRRSKLEISLSFRRLEEIMMSPHSPMTSPLVRTMT; from the exons atgTTGGGAAGCCAAGAGCATATTCTTTCCAAGATTGCTAGTAATGACGGTCATGGCGAAAACTCTGCGTTTTTCGACGGCTGGAAGGCGTACGACGCTGATCCTTATCATCCCACAAAAAATCCTAATGGAGTTATTCAGATGGGCTTAGCCGAAAACCag CTTTCATTTGATTTAGTGGAGGAGTGGGTGAGGAACAACCCAAAGGCATCCATTTGCACTGCAGAAGGGGCTAGCCAATTTAAGGACATAGCTATTTTTCAAGATTATCATGGCTTGCCAGAATTCCGAAAT GCTGTTGCAAGATTTATGGAGAAAGTGAGGGGAGACCGGGTCCGGTTCGACCCGGCCCGCATAGTAATGAGCGGAGGTGCGACCGGGGCTCAAGAAACGCTCACCTTCTGCTTGGCCGATCCCGGCGAAGCCCTGTTGGTGCCCACTCCATATTATCCAGC AAATGACCGTGATCTGACGTGGCGCACGGGTGTCGAGCTCGTCCCAGTCATCTGCGACAGCTCGAACGGCTTCAGGATGACTCGGGACGCGCTCGAAGCCGCATACAAAGCTGCTCTAGAGTCAAACACAGCCGTGAAGGGCCTACTTCTGAACAACCCCTCAAACCCGCTAGGCACCGTCCTCGACCGGGAGGCTCTATCAATGGCACTGAGCTTCACCAACGAAAAAAACATCCACTTGATCTGCGACGAGATCTACTCCGCCACCGTCTTCGCCGAGCCCGGCTTCGTCAGCATCGCCGAGGTCCTGGCGGAGTCCCCCGACGCGAACCCCGACCTCGTCCACATCGTGTACAGCCTCTCCAAGGACCTCGGCTTCCCGGGGTTCCGCGTCGGGATCCTCTACTCCTACAACGACGCCGTCGTCTGCTGCGCCCGCAAGATGTCGAGCTTCGGGCTCGTGTCCACGCAGACGCAGCGGACGCTGGCGTCCATGCTGGCGGACGAGGAATTCACCCAGGAATTCCTCGCCCAGAGCGCGGCGCGCCTGGGCGCCAGGCGCGCCGCGCTGTGCCAGGGCCTGGCGCAGATGGGCGTGGGCAGCCTGGAGGGGAGCGCCGGGCTCTACTGCTGGATGGATCTGCGGCGGCTGCTGAAGGCGGCGACGTTCGAGGCCGAGGCCGAGCTGTGGCGCGTGATCGTGGACGACGCGAGGATCAACGTCTCGCCCGGCGCGTCGTTCCACTGCGCCGAGCCGGGGTGGTTCAGGGTGTGCTTCGCGAACATGGATGAGGAGACCATGCGCGTGGCGCTGAGTAGGATATCGAAGCTGGTGGTGCAGAGGAAGAGCGGCGAGGCGGCGAGGAAGCAATGCAGGAGGAGGAGCAAGCTGGAGATCAGCTTGTCGTTCAGGAGGTTGGAGGAGATCATGATGTCACCTCACTCTCCGATGACGTCGCCGCTTGTCCGAACAATGacttga
- the LOC125211725 gene encoding G-patch domain-containing protein 1-like, whose protein sequence is MATPEVPLRYVGVDRSSAAFRLMKQMGWEEGEGLGKEKQGIKGYVRVKNKQDTLGIGTEIPNAWAFDTTQFDSILKKLKVQAVVKTKDEDDETDAEQPSPSKDKKEAVAKATRPQGRYKKREKGKTVRAYSSQDLEGILVNKTKASENCNAPEVSEDEKPIETSVPDEEGRAQDVPSDWWGYKLGFVVGGMLGAESRRKKSLERTMFNEEDQENLYNLAQGSKTSGKQGLGIKDRKKKIAGCYFEGKKTTFGDSDGEGSTDSHSGVKRKHENLEVDTDPAQRSKLKKLCRQLLEQTPGESMKLKQLKVLVDEHSPSTFSNLSKEEALAFLLQKLENSDRFLVKRNKVLLVKIT, encoded by the exons ATGGCGACGCCGGAAGTTCCTCTCCGTTACGTCGGAGTCGATCGGAGCTCTGCCGCCTTCCGCCTCATGAAGCAAATG GGATGGGAGGAAGGTGAAGGGCTTGGAAAGGAAAAGCAAGGCATCAAAGGATATGTAAGGGTGAAGAACAAGCAGGATACTTTAG GTATTGGAACAGAGATACCAAATGCATGGGCTTTTGATACCACTCAGTTTGACAGTATCCTCAAGAAACTGAAAGTG CAAGCAGTTGTAAAAACCAAGGATGAAG ATGATGAGACAGATGCTGAACAACCCAGCCCTTCTAAGGACAAAAAAGAGGCAGTTGCCAAGGCTACTCGACCCCAAGGAAG GTATAAAAAACGAGAGAAGGGAAAGACTGTACGTGCATATTCTTCTCAGGATCTTGAAGGGATTCTT GTGAATAAGACTAAGGCTTCAGAGAACTGCAATGCTCCAGAAGTATCCGAGGATGAGAAGCCAATTGAAACCAGTGTTCCGGATGAAGAAG GAAGAGCTCAGGATGTTCCATCAGATTGGTGGGGCTACAAACTTgggtttgttgttggaggtaTGCTTGGTGCCGAATCTCGCAGAAAGAAGTCCCTCGAGAGGACCATGTTCAATGAGGAAGATCAAGAAAATCTTTACAACTTAGCTCAG GGCTCAAAGACCTCTGGAAAACAAGGGCTTGGTATCAAGGATCGTAAAAAGAAAATCGCAGGCTGCTACTTCGAAGGGAAAAAGACTACTTTCGGTGATAGCGATGGGGAAGGTTCCACTGATTCACATAGTGGAGTGAAAAGGAAACACGAAAATTTGGAGGTGGACACAGATCCTGCACAAAGGTCAAAACTGAAGAAACTGTGTAGGCAACTTCTCGAACAG ACACCTGGCGAATCAATGAAGCTGAAGCAGCTCAAAGTACTTGTTGATGAACATTCACCTTCTACATTTTCCAACTTATCAAAAGAAGAGGCTCTTGCCTTTTTATTGCAGAAG CTTGAAAACAGTGATAGGTTTTTGGTGAAGAGGAACAAAGTTTTGCTCGTGAAAATAACTTGA
- the LOC125212513 gene encoding WRKY transcription factor 22-like: protein MSEVMEDWSLQAIVRGSSGEFGKMEMDGPDSFFQSLASDQDLRATFPDIFDGDELEELYKPFYPAATTHSDQTAQELNAAEDKASPDQSDQSSVTTYTPKYKKRKNQHKRVVVKVSAEGLSSDMWAWRKYGQKPIKGSPYPRSYYRCSSSKGCLARKQVEQSCTEAGMFIITYTAEHSHSQPTRRNSLAGTVRQKFPSPKQAHKSHHQTSERDVKPVIKVEEMPKPDPNEFVVSDFVFSEDFFSGLEEFDEFAQPFSARPCSWL, encoded by the exons ATGTCCGAAGTGATGGAGGACTGGAGTTTGCAGGCAATAGTCCGAGGATCGAGCGGCGAGTTTGGGAAGATGGAAATGGACGGCCCCGATTCATTCTTCCAATCCCTGGCTTCCGACCAAGATCTCCGCGCCACTTTTCCCGACATCTTCGACGGCGACGAGCTTGAAGAGCTTTACAAACCTTTTTACCCCGCAGCCACCACTCATTCCGATCAAACCGCCCAAGAACTAAACGCGGCCGAGGATAAGGCGTCCCCCGACCAATCCGATCAATCCTCCGTCACCACCTACACGCCCAAGTACAAGAAAAG GAAGAATCAGCATAAGAGAGTTGTGGTGAAGGTTTCAGCTGAGGGGCTTTCCTCTGACATGTGGGCTTGGCGTAAATACGGCCAAAAACCTATCAAGGGATCGCCATATCCAAG GAGCTATTACAGATGCAGCAGCTCAAAGGGGTGTTTGGCAAGGAAACAAGTGGAGCAAAGCTGCACGGAGGCGGGGATGTTCATAATCACCTACACGGCGGAGCACAGCCACAGCCAGCCCACGCGCCGCAACTCCTTAGCCGGCACGGTCAGGCAGAAGTTCCCCTCCCCAAAGCAAGCCCACAAATCTCACCACCAAACGTCGGAAAGGGATGTTAAGCCGGTGATCAAAGTGGAGGAGATGCCCAAACCCGACCCAAACGAATTCGTCGTCTCGGATTTTGTTTTCAGCGAGGATTTCTTTTCGGGGCTGGAGGAATTCGATGAGTTCGCTCAGCCATTTTCTGCAAGGCCTTGTAGCTGGCTTTAG
- the LOC125213888 gene encoding probable WRKY transcription factor 43 isoform X2, whose translation MEGENFPYFFSPLPSSGLTANVLEQSMQNPNFASPADQMDLASLWSGGSTASSHVEQNSRRSSKTKFGKKKKYIPQRVAFHTRSEEDILDDGYKWRKYGQKSVKNSVHPSYYRCTHHTCDVKKQIQRLSKDNSIVVTTYEGTHNHPCEKLMETLSPLLKQLQFLSRF comes from the exons ATGGAAGGCGAAAACTTCCCTTATTTCTTCAGCCCGTTGCCTTCGAGCGGTTTGACTGCGAATGTTCTAGAACAATCCAtgcaaaaccctaattttgcaTCACCAGCTGATCAGATGGATTTGGCTAGCCTTTGGTCAGGTGGCTCGACTGCGTCTAGTCATGTAGAACAAAACAGCAGGAGATCAAGTAAAACGAAATttggaaagaagaagaaatatattCCTCAGAGAGTGGCGTTTCATACAAGAAGTGAAGAAGACATTCTTGATGATGGCTataaatggagaaaatatgGGCAGAAATCTGTCAAGAATAGCGTTCATCcaag CTACTACCGCTGCACCCATCATACCTGCGACGTCAAGAAACAGATACAGCGGCTCTCCAAAGACAACAGCATCGTTGTCACGACGTACGAAGGCACTCACAACCATCCCTGCGAAAAACTAATGGAGACTTTGAGCCCTCTGCTCAAGCAGCTTCAGTTTCTCTCTAGATTCTAG
- the LOC125213888 gene encoding probable WRKY transcription factor 43 isoform X1, giving the protein MEGENFPYFFSPLPSSGLTANVLEQSMQNPNFASPADQMDLASLWSGGSTASSHVEQNSRRSSKTKFGKKKKYIPQRVAFHTRSEEDILDDGYKWRKYGQKSVKNSVHPRSYYRCTHHTCDVKKQIQRLSKDNSIVVTTYEGTHNHPCEKLMETLSPLLKQLQFLSRF; this is encoded by the exons ATGGAAGGCGAAAACTTCCCTTATTTCTTCAGCCCGTTGCCTTCGAGCGGTTTGACTGCGAATGTTCTAGAACAATCCAtgcaaaaccctaattttgcaTCACCAGCTGATCAGATGGATTTGGCTAGCCTTTGGTCAGGTGGCTCGACTGCGTCTAGTCATGTAGAACAAAACAGCAGGAGATCAAGTAAAACGAAATttggaaagaagaagaaatatattCCTCAGAGAGTGGCGTTTCATACAAGAAGTGAAGAAGACATTCTTGATGATGGCTataaatggagaaaatatgGGCAGAAATCTGTCAAGAATAGCGTTCATCcaag GAGCTACTACCGCTGCACCCATCATACCTGCGACGTCAAGAAACAGATACAGCGGCTCTCCAAAGACAACAGCATCGTTGTCACGACGTACGAAGGCACTCACAACCATCCCTGCGAAAAACTAATGGAGACTTTGAGCCCTCTGCTCAAGCAGCTTCAGTTTCTCTCTAGATTCTAG